The proteins below come from a single Lates calcarifer isolate ASB-BC8 linkage group LG11, TLL_Latcal_v3, whole genome shotgun sequence genomic window:
- the LOC108898576 gene encoding vesicle-fusing ATPase isoform X2, with translation MAARTMQAARCPTDELSLTNCAVVSEKDLQSGQHVTVKTTPNHKFVFTVKTHHTVAPGSIAFSLPQRKWAGLSIGQEVEVSNYNFDKSKQCIGAMTIEIDFLQKKSTDSSPYDSDKMAAEFIQQFNNQAFSVTQQLVFSFCDKLFGLMVKDIEAMDASILKGEPASGKKQQKIDIGLMVGNSQVIFEKAENSSLTLVGKAKTKEARQTIINPDWNFEKMGIGGLDKEFSDIFRRAFASRVFPPDIVEQMGCKHVKGILLFGPPGCGKTLMARQIGKMLNAREPKVVNGPEILNKYVGESEANIRKLFAEAEEEQKRLGANSGLHIIIFDELDAICKQRGTGASSTGVHDTVVNQLLSKIDGVEQLNNILVIGMTNRPDLIDDALMRPGRFEVKMEIGLPDEKGRVQILTIHTNKMRSFNLLALDVNIKELAAETKNYSGAELEGLVRAAQSTAMNRHIKATSTVEVDMERAEKLQVTRADFLGSLNNDIKPAFGTNQEDYSSYIMNGIIKWGDPVTHVLDDGELLVQQTKNSDRTPLVAVLLEGPPHSGKTALAAKIAEDSQFPFIKICSPDKMIGHSEISKCQAIKKVFDDAYKSQLSCVVVDDIERLLDYVPIGPRFSNLVLQALLVLLKKAPPKGRKLLIIGTTSRKDVLQEMEMLDAFSTTIHIPNISTGEQLVDALELLGSFTDKERASIAQQLKGKRVWIGIKKLLVLIEMSLQMDPDYRVSKFLSLLRDEGADRSFYE, from the exons ATGGCGGCCCGG ACCATGCAAGCGGCGCGATGCCCGACAGATGAGCTGTCGCTGACTAATTGTGCCGTGGTGAGCGAGAAAGATCTGCAGTCAGGACA ACATGTGACTGTGAAGACAACACCCAACCACAagtttgtgtttacagtcaAGACCCACCACACTGTTGCACCTGGAAGTATCGCCTTCAGCCTGCCTCAg AGGAAATGGGCCGGTCTCTCCATCGGCCAGGAGGTGGAAG tgTCCAACTACAACTTTGACAAGTCCAAGCAGTGCATTGGCGCCATGACAATCGAAATTGACTTCCTGCAAAAGAAGAGCACTGACTCCTCTCCCTATGACTCAGACAAGATGGCTGCCGAATTCATCCAGCAGTTCAACAACCAGGCCTTCTCTGTCACCCAGCAG ctggtATTCAGTTTCTGCGACAAGCTGTTTGGCTTGATGGTGAAGGATATCGAGGCTATGGATGCCAGCATCCTCAAAGGAGAGCCAGCCTCTggaaagaaacagcagaag ATCGACATTGGGCTGATGGTGGGCAACAGTCAGGTGATTTTTGAGAAGGCAGAGAATTCTTCCCTCACACTAGTCG GTAAGGCAAAGACCAAGGAGGCACGACAGACAATCATCAACCCAGACTGGAACTTTGAAAAGATGGGAATTGGAGGTCTGGACAAGGAATTCTCTGACATCTTCCGCAGAGCCTTTGCTTCCCGAGTCTTCCCTCCAGACATTGTGGAGCAGATGG GGTGTAAGCACGTGAAGGGCATCTTGCTGTTCGGCCCTCCAGGATGCGGTAAAACACTGATGGCCAGGCAGATTGGCAAGATGCTCAACGCCCGTGAGCCAAAGGTCGTCAATGGCCCAGAGATCCTCAACAAATACGTGGGAGAGTCTGAGGCCAACATCCGCAAACTGTTtgctgaggcagaggaggagcagaagagg CTGGGAGCCAACAGCGGCCTCCATATCATCATCTTTGATGAGCTGGATGCCATCTGCAAGCAGAGAGGCACAGGTGCCAGCAGCACGGGCGTGCACGACACTGTGGTCAACCAGCTTCTGTCTAAGATTGACGGTGTGGAGCAACTCAACAACATCCTGGTCATCG gtATGACCAACAGACCTGACCTGATAGATGATGCCCTGATGAGGCCTGGCAGATTTGAGGTCAAGATGGAAATTg GTCTGCCTGATGAGAAGGGCCGTGTCCAGATCCTGACCATCCACACCAACAAGATGCGAAGCTTCAATCTGCTGGCTCTTGACGTTAACATCAAGGAACTGGCAGCTGAGACCAAGAATTACAGTGGTGCAGAGTTGGAGGGCCTGGTCCGGGCCGCTCAGTCCACCGCCATGAACCGACATATCAAG GCTACATCTACAGTTGAGGTGGACATGGAGAGGGCAGAGAAGCTGCAGGTCACCAGAGCTGACTTCCTGGGATCCCTCAACAATGACATAAAACCA GCCTTTGGTACAAACCAGGAGGACTACTCCAGCTACATCATGAATGGCATCATCAAATGGGGCGACCCAGTCACTCATGTTCTGGATGATGGAGAGTTGCTGGTGCAACAGACTAAGAACAGTGATCGTACACCACTGGTGGCTGTGTTATTGGAGG GTCCACCCCATAGTGGAAAGACAGCCTTGGCAGCCAAGATTGCAGAGGACTCGCAGTTCCCCTTCATTAAGATCTGCTCTCCAGACAAGATGATTGGACACTCAGAGATCTCCAAGTGCCAGGCAATCAAAAAA GTCTTTGATGATGCTTATAAATCCCAGCTCAGCTGCGTGGTAGTGGATGATATTGAGCGTCTGCTGGACTACGTCCCTATTGGTCCTCGTTTCTCCAACTTGGTCCTTCAGGCTCTGCTCGTGCTGCTGAAGAAAGCTCCACCCAAG GGTCGGAAGCTACTCATCATTGGCACCACCAGCAGGAAGGACGTGCTGCAGGAGATGGAGATGTTGGACGCCTTCAGCACCACCATCCACATTCCCAACATCTCTACTGGGGAACAACTAGTTGACGCCTTAGag CTGCTGGGGAGCTTCACAGATAAAGAGCGGGCCAGCATCGCACAGCAGCTCAAAGGAAAGCGCGTCTGGATCGGCATCAAGAAACTCCTCGTGCTCATCGAGATGTCACTGCAG atGGACCCAGATTACAGAGTGTCCAAGttcctgtctctgctcagaGATGAGGGGGC TGACCGCAGCTTCTATGAGTAG
- the LOC108898576 gene encoding vesicle-fusing ATPase isoform X1, with the protein MAARVVIFFKTMQAARCPTDELSLTNCAVVSEKDLQSGQHVTVKTTPNHKFVFTVKTHHTVAPGSIAFSLPQRKWAGLSIGQEVEVSNYNFDKSKQCIGAMTIEIDFLQKKSTDSSPYDSDKMAAEFIQQFNNQAFSVTQQLVFSFCDKLFGLMVKDIEAMDASILKGEPASGKKQQKIDIGLMVGNSQVIFEKAENSSLTLVGKAKTKEARQTIINPDWNFEKMGIGGLDKEFSDIFRRAFASRVFPPDIVEQMGCKHVKGILLFGPPGCGKTLMARQIGKMLNAREPKVVNGPEILNKYVGESEANIRKLFAEAEEEQKRLGANSGLHIIIFDELDAICKQRGTGASSTGVHDTVVNQLLSKIDGVEQLNNILVIGMTNRPDLIDDALMRPGRFEVKMEIGLPDEKGRVQILTIHTNKMRSFNLLALDVNIKELAAETKNYSGAELEGLVRAAQSTAMNRHIKATSTVEVDMERAEKLQVTRADFLGSLNNDIKPAFGTNQEDYSSYIMNGIIKWGDPVTHVLDDGELLVQQTKNSDRTPLVAVLLEGPPHSGKTALAAKIAEDSQFPFIKICSPDKMIGHSEISKCQAIKKVFDDAYKSQLSCVVVDDIERLLDYVPIGPRFSNLVLQALLVLLKKAPPKGRKLLIIGTTSRKDVLQEMEMLDAFSTTIHIPNISTGEQLVDALELLGSFTDKERASIAQQLKGKRVWIGIKKLLVLIEMSLQMDPDYRVSKFLSLLRDEGADRSFYE; encoded by the exons ATGGCGGCCCGG GTCGTAATATTTTTCAAG ACCATGCAAGCGGCGCGATGCCCGACAGATGAGCTGTCGCTGACTAATTGTGCCGTGGTGAGCGAGAAAGATCTGCAGTCAGGACA ACATGTGACTGTGAAGACAACACCCAACCACAagtttgtgtttacagtcaAGACCCACCACACTGTTGCACCTGGAAGTATCGCCTTCAGCCTGCCTCAg AGGAAATGGGCCGGTCTCTCCATCGGCCAGGAGGTGGAAG tgTCCAACTACAACTTTGACAAGTCCAAGCAGTGCATTGGCGCCATGACAATCGAAATTGACTTCCTGCAAAAGAAGAGCACTGACTCCTCTCCCTATGACTCAGACAAGATGGCTGCCGAATTCATCCAGCAGTTCAACAACCAGGCCTTCTCTGTCACCCAGCAG ctggtATTCAGTTTCTGCGACAAGCTGTTTGGCTTGATGGTGAAGGATATCGAGGCTATGGATGCCAGCATCCTCAAAGGAGAGCCAGCCTCTggaaagaaacagcagaag ATCGACATTGGGCTGATGGTGGGCAACAGTCAGGTGATTTTTGAGAAGGCAGAGAATTCTTCCCTCACACTAGTCG GTAAGGCAAAGACCAAGGAGGCACGACAGACAATCATCAACCCAGACTGGAACTTTGAAAAGATGGGAATTGGAGGTCTGGACAAGGAATTCTCTGACATCTTCCGCAGAGCCTTTGCTTCCCGAGTCTTCCCTCCAGACATTGTGGAGCAGATGG GGTGTAAGCACGTGAAGGGCATCTTGCTGTTCGGCCCTCCAGGATGCGGTAAAACACTGATGGCCAGGCAGATTGGCAAGATGCTCAACGCCCGTGAGCCAAAGGTCGTCAATGGCCCAGAGATCCTCAACAAATACGTGGGAGAGTCTGAGGCCAACATCCGCAAACTGTTtgctgaggcagaggaggagcagaagagg CTGGGAGCCAACAGCGGCCTCCATATCATCATCTTTGATGAGCTGGATGCCATCTGCAAGCAGAGAGGCACAGGTGCCAGCAGCACGGGCGTGCACGACACTGTGGTCAACCAGCTTCTGTCTAAGATTGACGGTGTGGAGCAACTCAACAACATCCTGGTCATCG gtATGACCAACAGACCTGACCTGATAGATGATGCCCTGATGAGGCCTGGCAGATTTGAGGTCAAGATGGAAATTg GTCTGCCTGATGAGAAGGGCCGTGTCCAGATCCTGACCATCCACACCAACAAGATGCGAAGCTTCAATCTGCTGGCTCTTGACGTTAACATCAAGGAACTGGCAGCTGAGACCAAGAATTACAGTGGTGCAGAGTTGGAGGGCCTGGTCCGGGCCGCTCAGTCCACCGCCATGAACCGACATATCAAG GCTACATCTACAGTTGAGGTGGACATGGAGAGGGCAGAGAAGCTGCAGGTCACCAGAGCTGACTTCCTGGGATCCCTCAACAATGACATAAAACCA GCCTTTGGTACAAACCAGGAGGACTACTCCAGCTACATCATGAATGGCATCATCAAATGGGGCGACCCAGTCACTCATGTTCTGGATGATGGAGAGTTGCTGGTGCAACAGACTAAGAACAGTGATCGTACACCACTGGTGGCTGTGTTATTGGAGG GTCCACCCCATAGTGGAAAGACAGCCTTGGCAGCCAAGATTGCAGAGGACTCGCAGTTCCCCTTCATTAAGATCTGCTCTCCAGACAAGATGATTGGACACTCAGAGATCTCCAAGTGCCAGGCAATCAAAAAA GTCTTTGATGATGCTTATAAATCCCAGCTCAGCTGCGTGGTAGTGGATGATATTGAGCGTCTGCTGGACTACGTCCCTATTGGTCCTCGTTTCTCCAACTTGGTCCTTCAGGCTCTGCTCGTGCTGCTGAAGAAAGCTCCACCCAAG GGTCGGAAGCTACTCATCATTGGCACCACCAGCAGGAAGGACGTGCTGCAGGAGATGGAGATGTTGGACGCCTTCAGCACCACCATCCACATTCCCAACATCTCTACTGGGGAACAACTAGTTGACGCCTTAGag CTGCTGGGGAGCTTCACAGATAAAGAGCGGGCCAGCATCGCACAGCAGCTCAAAGGAAAGCGCGTCTGGATCGGCATCAAGAAACTCCTCGTGCTCATCGAGATGTCACTGCAG atGGACCCAGATTACAGAGTGTCCAAGttcctgtctctgctcagaGATGAGGGGGC TGACCGCAGCTTCTATGAGTAG